A single window of Ignavibacteriota bacterium DNA harbors:
- a CDS encoding type II toxin-antitoxin system PemK/MazF family toxin — MKESNPQRGEIWLVNFDPTEGNEIQKLRPAVVINRNFSNNLDLFIVLPITGWKEDFSRISWLYKILPDETNHLDKVSTVNCYQIRTVSKTRIKKIIGKLAVDDVVEIVNAVGFCIGL; from the coding sequence ATGAAGGAGTCAAATCCACAACGAGGAGAAATTTGGCTTGTAAATTTTGACCCAACAGAAGGAAATGAAATCCAAAAATTGAGACCGGCTGTTGTTATCAACCGAAACTTTTCAAATAATCTGGACTTATTTATCGTATTGCCAATCACTGGCTGGAAAGAAGATTTTTCAAGAATTTCTTGGCTATACAAAATTTTACCTGACGAAACTAATCATTTAGATAAGGTTAGCACAGTCAATTGTTATCAAATCCGAACTGTAAGTAAAACGAGGATAAAAAAAATAATAGGTAAATTGGCTGTTGATGACGTCGTAGAAATAGTAAATGCAGTAGGTTTTTGTATAGGCCTTTAA